One genomic segment of Candidatus Dadabacteria bacterium includes these proteins:
- a CDS encoding non-heme iron oxygenase ferredoxin subunit, whose translation MSDYKKVAKVSDIPEGEVESFFIDGDAIAICSVEGNFYAFRDECTHQCFTLSDGDLDGERITCCYHGAEFNVRTGEVLCLPAVEPLEIYPVKIDGDDILVKLDD comes from the coding sequence GTGTCCGACTATAAGAAAGTAGCAAAGGTTTCAGACATACCTGAAGGAGAAGTGGAATCTTTTTTCATCGATGGAGATGCGATTGCCATATGCAGCGTAGAGGGGAATTTCTACGCCTTTCGGGATGAATGCACCCACCAGTGCTTTACTCTTTCAGACGGCGACCTTGACGGAGAACGCATCACCTGCTGTTATCATGGGGCTGAGTTCAACGTCAGAACCGGAGAGGTACTTTGCCTTCCGGCGGTCGAACCCCTAGAGATCTACCCGGTAAAGATTGACGGGGACGACATACTTGTAAAACTCGATGACTGA